One stretch of Oncorhynchus tshawytscha isolate Ot180627B linkage group LG21, Otsh_v2.0, whole genome shotgun sequence DNA includes these proteins:
- the LOC112220605 gene encoding RING finger protein 44 isoform X1 yields MRPWEIAVTRRPPTAPLNQRRFLGEPCNTPVHLRRSPPVRRQWGIRDRPVVLHDSSLQDENFHHPLFSQQHQQVLLDEARQYSHASAPPRMLHPAAHPPRHQQTPIMVELHDQGSVPTSYTVTTVTTHGFPIHTGQPLPGCNSQQLPACSVMFSGQLSLLCCLPPPLIQACTMQHLPVSYQAFPPLISSEHFILHPNPPGPPPHQPPHLTPLSQFLPLQRQHPRMPLQRVENEVDLRGDQHPLGTFSYPASSLHHPSALPPSVPLQYLPQEPLHQEMPSFSVPYPHMLPRRVSGHRYRLQQPLPPPPPPPPPYYPGFLPYFLSMLPVPPTAVGPAISLDLDVNDVEMENYEALLNLAERLGEAKPRGITKADIEQLPSYRFNLDNHQSEQTLCVVCFSDFECRQLLRVLPCNHEFHAKCVDKWLKTNRTCPICRANASEVHREVE; encoded by the exons ATGCGACCATGGGAAATAGCAGTGACTAGGCGGCCACCGACAGCCCCCTTGAACCAGAGGAGGTTCCTAGGAGAGCCCTGCAACACCCCAGTGCACCTCAGGAGAAG CCCGCCAGTGAGACGACAGTGGGGGATTCGAGACCGACCGGTCGTACTGCACGACTCCTCGCTCCAGGATGAGAACTTCCACCACCCTCTCTTCTCCCAGCAACATCAGCAGGTTCTTTTAGATGAGGCCAGACAGTACAGCCACGCCAGTGCCCCGCCACGCATGCTCCACCCTGCCGCACACCCACCTCGGCATCAACAGACCCCCATCATGGTGGAGCTACACGACCAG GGATCCGTTCCCACCTCTTACACTGTTACCACGGTGACGACGCACGGTTTTCCCATCCACACCGGGCAACCTCTCCCAGGGTGCAACAGTCAGCAGCTCCCAGCATGCTCGGTAATGTTCAGCGGacagctctctctgctctgctgcctTCCTCCTCCT CTCATCCAAGCCTGTACAATGCAGCATTTGCCAGTGTCTTACCAAGCTTTCCCACCCTTGATCTCCAGCGAACATTTTATATTGCACCCCAACCCCCCGGGGCCCCCACCCCACCAGCCTCCTCACCTTACTCCTCTCagccagttcctccctctccagaggCAGCACCCACGCATG CCTCTCCAGAGGGTAGAGAATGAAGTGGACCTCAGGGGGGACCAGCATCCATTAGGAACGTTCTCTTACCCCGCCTCGAGCCTCCACCACCCATCAGCGctgcctccctctgtccccctccagtACCTCCCTCAGGAGCCTCTGCACCAAGAGATGCCCTCCTTCTCAGTG CCATACCCCCACATGCTGCCGCGACGTGTCAGTGGTCACAGGTACCGGTTACAGCAGCCCCTGCCCCCGCCGCCTCCGCcgccaccaccctactacccagGCTTCCTGCCCTACTTCCT GTCGATGCTTCCTGTGCCTCCTACAGCAGTGGGACCAGCAATCAGTCTGGACCTGGATGTAAACGATGTGGAGATGGAGAACTATGAG GCATTACTGAACCTGGCTGAAAGGCTGGGAGAGGCTAAACCACGAGGAATCACCAAGGCAGACATCGAGCAGCTTCCATCCTACAGGTTCAACCTCGACAACCATCAATCTGAACAAACGCT GTGTGTTGTGTGCTTTAGTGACTTCGAGTGTCGGCAGCTGCTGAGGGTATTACCCTGCAACCACGAGTTCCACGCCAAGTGTGTCGACAAATGGTTAAAG ACCAATCGCACTTGCCCAATCTGCCGGGCGAACGCGTCAGAGGTGCACCGCGAGGTGGAGTGA
- the LOC112220605 gene encoding RING finger protein 44 isoform X2, with translation MRPWEIAVTRRPPTAPLNQRRFLGEPCNTPVHLRRSPPVRRQWGIRDRPVVLHDSSLQDENFHHPLFSQQHQQVLLDEARQYSHASAPPRMLHPAAHPPRHQQTPIMVELHDQGSVPTSYTVTTVTTHGFPIHTGQPLPGCNSQQLPACSLIQACTMQHLPVSYQAFPPLISSEHFILHPNPPGPPPHQPPHLTPLSQFLPLQRQHPRMPLQRVENEVDLRGDQHPLGTFSYPASSLHHPSALPPSVPLQYLPQEPLHQEMPSFSVPYPHMLPRRVSGHRYRLQQPLPPPPPPPPPYYPGFLPYFLSMLPVPPTAVGPAISLDLDVNDVEMENYEALLNLAERLGEAKPRGITKADIEQLPSYRFNLDNHQSEQTLCVVCFSDFECRQLLRVLPCNHEFHAKCVDKWLKTNRTCPICRANASEVHREVE, from the exons ATGCGACCATGGGAAATAGCAGTGACTAGGCGGCCACCGACAGCCCCCTTGAACCAGAGGAGGTTCCTAGGAGAGCCCTGCAACACCCCAGTGCACCTCAGGAGAAG CCCGCCAGTGAGACGACAGTGGGGGATTCGAGACCGACCGGTCGTACTGCACGACTCCTCGCTCCAGGATGAGAACTTCCACCACCCTCTCTTCTCCCAGCAACATCAGCAGGTTCTTTTAGATGAGGCCAGACAGTACAGCCACGCCAGTGCCCCGCCACGCATGCTCCACCCTGCCGCACACCCACCTCGGCATCAACAGACCCCCATCATGGTGGAGCTACACGACCAG GGATCCGTTCCCACCTCTTACACTGTTACCACGGTGACGACGCACGGTTTTCCCATCCACACCGGGCAACCTCTCCCAGGGTGCAACAGTCAGCAGCTCCCAGCATGCTCG CTCATCCAAGCCTGTACAATGCAGCATTTGCCAGTGTCTTACCAAGCTTTCCCACCCTTGATCTCCAGCGAACATTTTATATTGCACCCCAACCCCCCGGGGCCCCCACCCCACCAGCCTCCTCACCTTACTCCTCTCagccagttcctccctctccagaggCAGCACCCACGCATG CCTCTCCAGAGGGTAGAGAATGAAGTGGACCTCAGGGGGGACCAGCATCCATTAGGAACGTTCTCTTACCCCGCCTCGAGCCTCCACCACCCATCAGCGctgcctccctctgtccccctccagtACCTCCCTCAGGAGCCTCTGCACCAAGAGATGCCCTCCTTCTCAGTG CCATACCCCCACATGCTGCCGCGACGTGTCAGTGGTCACAGGTACCGGTTACAGCAGCCCCTGCCCCCGCCGCCTCCGCcgccaccaccctactacccagGCTTCCTGCCCTACTTCCT GTCGATGCTTCCTGTGCCTCCTACAGCAGTGGGACCAGCAATCAGTCTGGACCTGGATGTAAACGATGTGGAGATGGAGAACTATGAG GCATTACTGAACCTGGCTGAAAGGCTGGGAGAGGCTAAACCACGAGGAATCACCAAGGCAGACATCGAGCAGCTTCCATCCTACAGGTTCAACCTCGACAACCATCAATCTGAACAAACGCT GTGTGTTGTGTGCTTTAGTGACTTCGAGTGTCGGCAGCTGCTGAGGGTATTACCCTGCAACCACGAGTTCCACGCCAAGTGTGTCGACAAATGGTTAAAG ACCAATCGCACTTGCCCAATCTGCCGGGCGAACGCGTCAGAGGTGCACCGCGAGGTGGAGTGA